A window of Persicobacter psychrovividus genomic DNA:
GTTGGAATGATTGGCATATGGGCTGTTCCTGTCCGGATTGGGCAGTACCCTGCAAGCATTTGGCTTCGGTGATTTATGCCCTTTCACAAGAGATAGACCGTAATCCTTTCTTATTATTCTCGTTGGTGGGCGTTGATCTGAACCTGAAACAGGCCGAGGAGTCGTTTGATTTTTTTGAGCAATGGTCAGATTTTTATGGGGGAACAACTTCTGAAAGTCATGAAGCTTTGAATAAGCTGGATTTGTCTGCAATCCAGACACAGGGGCTCGACTTATTACAAATGCTGGCCGAGGCACCTCCTTTTTATGGCAAGGATTTTCACAAAGAACTGACGCTATTTTATAAAGGATTAAAGCGTTATCCGGTATATGATCTCTTTGAGGGAGCGGAGGATGACCCGATATTTTCCACCCTGAAAACTGTCGGAAATATACAACTTACCCTTGATGATAAAGCCGAATTTTTTAAGCTCGCCTCATCAAAAAGTAAACGCTTCACTGCCCTACCCTTTGATGCGAAAGCGTTGTTGAATTTCCTTTCGAGCCTGACCCCTTCGGATCTGCCGATGTTCCACCCTAAAATTCAGTGGATGCAACAGGCTTTTTCCTTGGCGCAACATCTGGTACAACAGCAATTGGTACGTCCGAGTTTGTGGCAAGCAAAAAAAGGTTTCCATATTTTGTGGGCACCGATCTCGACCGAACCTGCGGTAGAAAAAGCACTGAAACAACTTGAAGGTGCAATGCCCGACGGTCTGATTCAGCTGAGCTCCAAAACGATTTCCAACAAATTGTCGGAGGAAGGGAAACTGCATGCGCTGATGATTTTCCTGGTGGAGCAGCTGTTGGCCACAAAACTCGATGAAAGTGTCGTCGCTGACCATCAGGCATTGGATCATCTTTTTTACCGTAAAAAGGAAGTGACTTTTGAGCGCATTGAAGATCAGTCGATTCCGCAGGCAATTGCACTTTGGTTGCGTCCGTGGCAGGGTTTAAAGAAAACGCATCATTATTTACTGGAATTGGTGGATCAGCCTTCACATATCCGAGCGAGTCTGAAAGTGGCAGAGCTGGGAAATAAACAGGAGGCCATTCCATTGGTTGAAGCCCTAAAATCAGACCTTCCACTGAAGGTTTTACAGGATTTAGAGTGGTTGCACCGTCGTTGGGTTCCGCTGGGGCAGCTATGGCGAAAGGATCATGTTTTACTAAATTATGATCCGTTGGAGCTGAAGGATTTGCTGTTGCAGATTTTACCTGAATTGCAGCGCCTCGGTATGGAATTGCGCCTGGACAAAGCCCTGCGATCGGTCGTTCGTCCGGCCATTTCGATGCGGGTGGACAGTTCCTCAGATCGGGTACAGTCTTTTTTCTCAATGAAAGAACTGTTTGAGTTTGACTGGAAAATGGCCCTTGGTGATCAGCTGGTGGACCCTGCGGAATTTCTGAAAAAAGCGCTTCAGCTGGAAGGCGTTGTGCGGATCAAAGATCAATATGTTATGATTGATCCGACGGAAATCGCCAAGATTCAGAAGCGGTTCGAGAAGCTGAAAGACCCCAAACCAATGGAGTTGATTCAGATTGCATTAAGTGGAGAATTCGAAGGTACCAAAATTGAGCGAACCGATACCTTGATGCGCCTGTTGGAGAACCTCCGACAACAACAATCGGTGGATCATCCACAAGGATTGCTGGCTGAACTGCGCCCTTACCAAATCGAGGGATACCACTGGCTTTACCGAAATGCGAAGATGGGCGTAGGCAGTATTTTGGCAGATGATATGGGATTGGGGAAAACCCTGCAAGCGATTTCATTCTTACTGAAACTAAAGGAAGAAGGACATTTGAGTGCCAAACAAGCAGCTTTGATTGTCCTTCCTACCGGTCTGTTGACCAACTGGGCGCATGAATTACAACGATTTGCACCAAGCCTGATGTTTGACACTTTTCACGGGCAGCAACGACAAATCAATGAAAATGTCGAACTCACGCTAACAAGCTACGGCATGCTCCGTAATCAAACGGCTATTTTCAAAAAGAAAAAATGGCAGGTGATGATCATTGATGAGGCGCAAGCAATCAAAAATAGCACCACTGCCCAAAGCAAGGCCGTGCGCAGTGTTTCTGCACAAATGAAGATCGCCCTCAGTGGGACGCCGGTCGAAAACAGCCTGACCGAATACTGGTCGATTATGGATTATACCAATAAAGGCTATCTGGGTGCGCTGACTGCTTTCAAGAAGAATTTTGTCAAGCCGATTGAACTGAAGCAGGACGAAAAACAATTGCATACCTTCCGTGAGATCACGGCTCCTTTTATCAAGCGCAGACTCAAAACCGATAAAACGGTGATTGCCGATCTGCCAGAGAAAATCGAAGAGGATCGTTATGTAAACCTGACCACCGAGCAAAGTAGTTTGTACGAAGCGGTGCTGAATGAAAACCTGCGACAAATTCGAGAGGCGGATGGTATTCAACGTAAAGGAATGGTATTGAAGATGATCACTGCTTTGAAGCAGATTTGTAATCATCCGGCTCAATACCATAAGGAATCTGAAATTGACCATCAGTTTTCAGGCAAGGCTGAAGCACTTTTGCCGCTGATCAAAGAGGTCATCAGTCGTGGTGAAAAGATCATTATCTTTACCCAATACCGCACCGCCGGCGATTTGATCCAGCAATGGATTGAAAAAGAAGTAGGCCTGAAAGCCGAATTCCTACATGGTGGATGTAGCCGAAAAGACCGTGATGAGATGGTGGATCAATTTCAAAATAATCCCGACCATAGAATCCTGCTCCTTTCCCTGAAGGCCGCCGGAACAGGGTTGAACCTGGTCGCTGCCTCCCATGTGGTGCATTTCGATTTGTGGTGGAACCCTGCGGTAGAATCACAGGCTACCGACCGTGCTTTCCGTATCGGGCAAAAGAAAAATGTGATGGTGCACCGACTGATTTGCAGCGGAACATTCGAAGAAAAAATCAACGAAATGATCAACAATAAAAAAGGGTTGGCCGACAAGGTGATGGAAGGCAATTCGCAAAAATGGCTCGGCGAGATGTCGAACCAGGAGCTGGATGCGTTTTTTCAGTTGGAGCGGTAAGCAAGGAAGTGAGGGGCAGTTAGGATCTGCTTTATCGATCAATTTCTACGATGAGCTTGAAGCAAAAGAATTTTTGATTTGTTTTTGAGTGCACCCTCACTTCACTAAGCGAGCGTACATTTATGTAAAGATTATTTCACCTAAACATAAATGCCATGATTTCCCAGATGAAAAACACCATGATCTCTCCAGCTATTGCCATTACTGAACATGCCAAAAGACGCTGTCAGCAACGAAACATCAAAATTACAGATCTGCAAGCGGTGGTAACTTATGGGAATATTAAGCACCGCCAGGGGCTGCGGTTTTATACTGTAAGTCGTCGGGATTTACCGGAAAATATCAACAACAAACAAGCAGATAAACTTTGTCGCTTGGTCGTGGTATTGGATTTGGTGCAAGCAGTGGTCATCACGACTTACTTCAATGACCGACCGGCAAAACACGTGCGCAAGAAGGGAAAACGTATGCGTTTGGATTGTGTGGGTGCCACACAGCAGGTCAATCACCTCAGACATCAATATTATAGACAGGCAGGATTGCAAAAGGCTTGTTAAATTAATTTACCGGCTAACCCTCTCAAATTTAGCTTGGGCTGATGCACTACTACTATGCCATAATGCTGGAGGGGTGATATAGACCATGATTCCCCTGATTTAAGGCATGACCTTGGTGAATTATATTGTCATGAAACTGCATTACCTTATGCAACACCTTCAGTCTTGTCAGTGAGTGGCCATGCTGAAGGTGCGCAGGATTGATCAAGAAGCACGGTTTAAAGAAAGGTAGAACTGGTTCTTTCCATGTTTTTTAATTATACCAATAGCGCCTTAAAGCATTAGGGCAGCCCTTTGACAGACTGCCCATTTACTTTCGAATTTTATTGAATGATTTTGCCTTCACGGCGCAAATGTTGATCTAACACCTTATACCTCCTGCGCTTCCAAAATTTGATTGAACCAAATGATGGCGGCCTCCCCGTCCTTGACCATAATATCTGTTGGCTCGTTATTGTGAGCCAGCTGATTTCGCAGAGTGCTTAACTGGCGGAATCGGTTGTTCAAAGCGTGGCGATTACCAAAAATAGCTTCAAAATACTTATAATTATTG
This region includes:
- a CDS encoding DEAD/DEAH box helicase — protein: MAIRTKYGKTPWGAEWLQSLEKVDFSNRLPRGRSYANRGMVSSIDIHGTRVIAKVKGSRPRPYSVDIKIPELPENIKAALGEKLEQEKLWQVALGNQQFAPEFLKWLKEIQGVFPKRWNDWHMGCSCPDWAVPCKHLASVIYALSQEIDRNPFLLFSLVGVDLNLKQAEESFDFFEQWSDFYGGTTSESHEALNKLDLSAIQTQGLDLLQMLAEAPPFYGKDFHKELTLFYKGLKRYPVYDLFEGAEDDPIFSTLKTVGNIQLTLDDKAEFFKLASSKSKRFTALPFDAKALLNFLSSLTPSDLPMFHPKIQWMQQAFSLAQHLVQQQLVRPSLWQAKKGFHILWAPISTEPAVEKALKQLEGAMPDGLIQLSSKTISNKLSEEGKLHALMIFLVEQLLATKLDESVVADHQALDHLFYRKKEVTFERIEDQSIPQAIALWLRPWQGLKKTHHYLLELVDQPSHIRASLKVAELGNKQEAIPLVEALKSDLPLKVLQDLEWLHRRWVPLGQLWRKDHVLLNYDPLELKDLLLQILPELQRLGMELRLDKALRSVVRPAISMRVDSSSDRVQSFFSMKELFEFDWKMALGDQLVDPAEFLKKALQLEGVVRIKDQYVMIDPTEIAKIQKRFEKLKDPKPMELIQIALSGEFEGTKIERTDTLMRLLENLRQQQSVDHPQGLLAELRPYQIEGYHWLYRNAKMGVGSILADDMGLGKTLQAISFLLKLKEEGHLSAKQAALIVLPTGLLTNWAHELQRFAPSLMFDTFHGQQRQINENVELTLTSYGMLRNQTAIFKKKKWQVMIIDEAQAIKNSTTAQSKAVRSVSAQMKIALSGTPVENSLTEYWSIMDYTNKGYLGALTAFKKNFVKPIELKQDEKQLHTFREITAPFIKRRLKTDKTVIADLPEKIEEDRYVNLTTEQSSLYEAVLNENLRQIREADGIQRKGMVLKMITALKQICNHPAQYHKESEIDHQFSGKAEALLPLIKEVISRGEKIIIFTQYRTAGDLIQQWIEKEVGLKAEFLHGGCSRKDRDEMVDQFQNNPDHRILLLSLKAAGTGLNLVAASHVVHFDLWWNPAVESQATDRAFRIGQKKNVMVHRLICSGTFEEKINEMINNKKGLADKVMEGNSQKWLGEMSNQELDAFFQLER
- a CDS encoding DUF4258 domain-containing protein, which encodes MISQMKNTMISPAIAITEHAKRRCQQRNIKITDLQAVVTYGNIKHRQGLRFYTVSRRDLPENINNKQADKLCRLVVVLDLVQAVVITTYFNDRPAKHVRKKGKRMRLDCVGATQQVNHLRHQYYRQAGLQKAC